The following are encoded together in the Pedobacter steynii genome:
- a CDS encoding GNAT family N-acetyltransferase gives MKIENCHTADIPEIFRLYRIASAYQKSKETVVIWPEFEQQLVETEIAENRQWKLIINDEIACIWATTFSDEQIWGEKNNDAAIYIHRIATNPNFRGKNFIAIIVDWAKKYAAENGKDFVRLDTLGNNSKLIAHYTNAGFSFLGMFDLNDTQGLPDHYHNAPACLFEIKC, from the coding sequence ATGAAAATAGAGAATTGCCATACAGCCGATATTCCTGAAATATTCAGGCTTTACAGGATCGCATCAGCTTATCAGAAATCAAAAGAAACAGTAGTGATATGGCCTGAATTTGAGCAACAACTTGTAGAGACTGAAATTGCAGAAAACAGGCAATGGAAACTGATCATAAATGATGAAATCGCCTGTATCTGGGCCACCACCTTCAGCGATGAACAAATTTGGGGAGAAAAAAATAATGATGCTGCTATTTATATTCACAGAATTGCCACCAATCCAAATTTCAGAGGGAAAAACTTCATCGCTATTATTGTAGACTGGGCCAAGAAATATGCAGCAGAAAATGGAAAAGATTTTGTCCGCCTGGATACCCTGGGAAACAATTCAAAATTAATCGCCCATTATACCAATGCCGGTTTCAGCTTCCTTGGAATGTTTGATCTGAACGATACTCAGGGTCTACCCGATCATTACCACAATGCCCCTGCATGCCTGTTCGAAATAAAATGCTGA
- a CDS encoding energy transducer TonB — MLGSKIDLFGNDWLDVVFDQKNKTYGAYELRRQNGSNTTKALFISGTLFILFFLTPKIISLINGKERVDDPLTTTVVKIAPPPAVNPKTPPPTIIEPPKSAVPTTKFLPPVVVENPTDPDPVMIKDLAIANPGQKTDLADPDGDIVITGPTGEGKKQMAAVEDDKVYDIFVALEVQPDFPGGINKFYNYLSKAIRYPALAQETGLQGKVFVSFIIERNGTLTDIKVEKRLGSGTDEEAIRVLKASPKWIPGIQNGKAVRVRYNIPISFSLSQ, encoded by the coding sequence ATGTTAGGTTCAAAAATCGATTTATTTGGCAATGATTGGCTTGATGTAGTATTTGATCAAAAAAACAAAACTTACGGGGCTTATGAGCTACGCAGGCAGAACGGTTCAAATACTACCAAAGCGCTCTTTATCTCAGGAACACTTTTTATCCTGTTTTTTTTAACTCCTAAAATCATCAGTCTGATCAACGGAAAGGAAAGGGTAGACGATCCTTTAACCACAACTGTTGTTAAAATTGCGCCTCCGCCAGCGGTGAATCCCAAAACACCGCCTCCAACCATCATTGAGCCACCGAAGTCAGCGGTGCCGACTACAAAGTTTCTACCTCCGGTAGTGGTTGAAAACCCGACTGATCCAGATCCGGTAATGATTAAGGACCTGGCCATTGCGAATCCTGGTCAGAAAACAGACTTGGCTGATCCTGATGGGGATATTGTGATTACCGGCCCTACCGGAGAAGGAAAAAAGCAAATGGCTGCTGTAGAGGATGATAAGGTGTATGATATATTCGTAGCTCTTGAAGTGCAACCCGATTTCCCCGGTGGAATAAACAAATTTTATAATTACCTGTCGAAAGCAATCAGGTATCCTGCTCTGGCCCAGGAAACCGGGTTGCAGGGAAAAGTTTTTGTATCCTTTATTATTGAGCGGAACGGCACATTAACCGACATCAAAGTAGAAAAAAGGCTGGGTTCCGGTACCGATGAAGAAGCGATAAGGGTATTAAAAGCAAGTCCGAAATGGATCCCGGGTATTCAAAATGGTAAGGCTGTCCGTGTACGGTATAATATTCCGATCAGTTTCAGCTTATCTCAATAA
- a CDS encoding ABC1 kinase family protein: MVLGADLNKKGDKTMMENQKKKLKRTVSLVKILAKYGFGELLNYTNNQTEGEISSLSVYERIRMALEELGPTYVKFGQAFSSREDLLPKEMILELQKLQDNVEAKPMDVRELLNTDLGVDPDEFFAEIDPEPFASASISQVYKATLINGQRVILKIKRPGIREVVASDMLIMKDIAKLLVNYSEAFRRINLVEVLEAFEKSIFQELSFLNELANIDRFSRNFKGNESIYLAKVYPELSNDNILCMEFLDGVKISDKDALLSMDLDPAAIARKGLDLYLIQVLEHGFFHADPHPGNLMVLRSGKIAFIDFGSMGSLTPVEKEMLEDFVSHFMAQDAKRLIAVMKKMAIRFNVTDENQLEKDIHGFFDLLDGASLEQMDIKEVLGKFSAILNNNEILMPDHLYLLVRGIVLIEGIGRALVPDLNIIESLRPYILKIAFRKLSPEELKKSGLKLLRTLTEAMKTMPDDVQSIISKLNSGELKVQQEVQGLSALNKMMGKGINRMVMAVVMCGLLISSSVLILADKPPKLSGIPVLALTGFLISIALGLYILISSRPKN, translated from the coding sequence ATGGTTCTAGGTGCTGATCTAAATAAGAAAGGCGATAAAACCATGATGGAAAATCAAAAGAAAAAGCTCAAAAGAACGGTATCTCTGGTTAAAATACTGGCAAAGTATGGATTTGGAGAGTTACTCAACTATACGAATAATCAGACGGAAGGAGAGATTTCATCACTCAGTGTTTATGAGCGCATCAGGATGGCGCTGGAAGAGCTGGGACCTACCTATGTGAAATTCGGACAGGCTTTTAGCAGCAGAGAGGATCTTTTGCCCAAAGAAATGATTCTGGAACTTCAGAAATTGCAGGATAATGTGGAGGCTAAGCCGATGGATGTCAGGGAATTGCTGAATACCGATTTGGGTGTAGATCCGGACGAATTCTTTGCAGAAATTGATCCGGAGCCCTTTGCTTCCGCCTCTATCTCCCAGGTATATAAGGCAACACTGATCAACGGACAGCGGGTGATCTTAAAAATAAAACGTCCCGGAATCCGGGAGGTTGTCGCTTCAGATATGCTGATCATGAAAGATATCGCAAAGCTTTTAGTCAATTACAGCGAAGCATTCAGGAGGATAAACCTGGTTGAGGTACTGGAAGCATTTGAAAAATCTATTTTTCAGGAATTGTCTTTTCTTAATGAACTGGCCAATATTGACCGTTTTTCCAGGAATTTTAAGGGGAATGAATCCATTTATCTGGCTAAGGTTTACCCGGAGTTATCCAACGACAATATCCTCTGCATGGAATTTTTGGACGGTGTAAAAATAAGTGATAAAGACGCGCTCCTTTCCATGGATTTAGATCCTGCTGCCATTGCAAGAAAAGGGCTTGATCTCTACCTGATTCAGGTATTGGAGCACGGTTTCTTTCATGCAGACCCTCATCCGGGGAACCTGATGGTACTCAGAAGCGGAAAGATTGCCTTTATTGATTTTGGTTCTATGGGGAGCCTGACACCTGTAGAAAAAGAAATGCTGGAAGATTTTGTTTCTCATTTCATGGCCCAGGACGCAAAGCGCCTAATTGCGGTCATGAAAAAGATGGCGATACGCTTCAATGTAACGGATGAAAATCAACTGGAAAAGGATATTCATGGTTTTTTTGACTTGTTGGATGGTGCCTCACTGGAGCAAATGGACATTAAAGAAGTGTTGGGTAAATTTTCGGCAATTCTGAATAACAACGAAATCCTTATGCCCGACCACCTTTATCTTCTGGTCCGTGGAATTGTACTGATCGAAGGAATTGGCCGTGCCCTTGTTCCCGATTTAAATATCATAGAAAGTTTAAGACCTTATATCTTAAAAATAGCTTTCCGTAAACTGAGCCCGGAAGAATTAAAAAAGAGTGGCTTGAAGTTGTTGAGAACGCTTACTGAGGCGATGAAAACAATGCCCGACGATGTGCAGTCTATCATCAGCAAACTGAATAGCGGGGAGTTAAAAGTTCAGCAGGAAGTACAGGGCTTATCTGCTTTGAATAAAATGATGGGCAAAGGGATCAACAGGATGGTGATGGCGGTGGTAATGTGTGGATTACTCATCAGCTCCTCCGTATTGATCTTAGCGGATAAACCGCCTAAACTTAGCGGAATACCTGTGCTTGCGTTAACAGGTTTTTTAATCAGTATCGCCTTAGGCCTTTATATTTTAATCTCTTCCCGTCCTAAAAATTAA
- a CDS encoding glycoside hydrolase family 97 protein — translation MKRIFIALLSLCISTELVNAQDLKSPDGKLLMNFSIQNGGIPTYKLTYKGKVVLKPGKLGLELKDERPPAKFGAEMGMKSGTDNPKTSLYNQFAIAETKTTSFDETWQPVWGELKNIRNHYNELAVTLNQKNTDRNILIRFRLFNDGLGFRYEFPQQKNLNYFVIKEEKTQFALSGDMKAYWIPGDYDTQEYDYTTSKLSEIRGLFRTAVTDNSSQTQYSETGVQAPLMLKSNDGLYISIHEAALLNYSTMNLNLDDQHMILESWLTPDAKGDKGYMQSPAISPWRTVIVSDDARDILASKMTLNLNEPSKIEDTSWIKTSKYIGVWWEMITGKSSWAYTDELPSVQLGVTDYTKVKPNGKHGANTAHVKEYIDFAAKHGFDGVLVEGWNVGWEDWFGNSKDYVFDFVTPYPDFNVTEIRDYAKSKGVKMIMHHETSGAVRNYERHMDQAYQFMKDNGYDAVKSGYVGNMIPRGEYHYGQWLVNHYQYALEKAAKYKIMLNAHEAVRPTGINRTYPNLIGNESARGTEYQAFGGSKANHVTILPFTRLIGGPMDYTPGIFEMDISKINPDNKSHLNATLANQLALYVTMASPLQMAADLPENYNRFLDAFQFIKDVAMDWDDSKYLEAEPGEYVSVARKAKGTNNWFVGCVAGEDGYTSKISFDFLQPGKTYVATIYSDAKDAHYKTNPQAYQIRKVLVNSKSKLTQFAAPGGGYAISIIETDKSQAKGLKNL, via the coding sequence GTGAAACGGATATTTATCGCCTTATTGTCTTTATGTATTTCCACTGAACTGGTAAATGCACAAGACCTGAAATCGCCAGATGGCAAACTGCTGATGAACTTCAGCATCCAGAATGGAGGAATACCAACCTATAAGCTGACTTATAAAGGTAAAGTCGTACTTAAACCAGGTAAACTTGGCCTGGAGCTGAAGGATGAAAGACCTCCTGCGAAGTTTGGTGCCGAGATGGGAATGAAATCCGGAACTGACAACCCAAAAACTTCTTTATATAATCAATTCGCAATCGCAGAGACCAAAACAACCAGTTTCGACGAAACCTGGCAACCGGTTTGGGGCGAGCTGAAAAATATAAGAAACCATTATAATGAGCTGGCGGTTACGCTAAATCAAAAAAATACAGACAGAAATATCCTGATCCGCTTTCGCCTTTTCAATGATGGCCTGGGATTCCGTTATGAATTCCCGCAACAGAAAAATCTGAACTACTTTGTGATCAAAGAGGAAAAAACTCAGTTTGCCTTATCCGGCGACATGAAAGCATATTGGATCCCTGGAGATTATGATACCCAGGAATATGATTATACGACTTCTAAACTTTCAGAAATCAGAGGATTGTTCCGCACCGCGGTAACAGACAATTCTTCTCAGACTCAATATTCCGAAACAGGGGTTCAGGCTCCGCTGATGCTGAAAAGTAACGATGGCCTTTACATCAGTATCCATGAAGCGGCATTATTGAATTATTCTACCATGAACTTAAACCTGGATGATCAGCACATGATTCTTGAGTCCTGGTTAACTCCGGATGCAAAAGGGGATAAGGGATACATGCAATCTCCTGCAATTTCTCCCTGGAGAACGGTTATCGTGAGTGATGATGCCCGTGATATTTTAGCTTCAAAAATGACTTTGAACCTGAATGAACCTTCCAAAATAGAAGATACCTCATGGATTAAAACCAGTAAATATATAGGGGTCTGGTGGGAAATGATTACCGGGAAAAGTTCCTGGGCTTATACCGACGAATTGCCTAGTGTACAGTTGGGGGTAACGGATTATACGAAAGTAAAGCCGAATGGTAAACATGGGGCAAATACGGCACATGTAAAAGAATACATTGATTTCGCCGCCAAACATGGTTTTGACGGTGTTCTGGTAGAGGGCTGGAATGTAGGTTGGGAAGACTGGTTTGGCAACTCTAAAGATTATGTGTTTGATTTTGTAACCCCTTATCCGGATTTTAACGTAACTGAAATCAGGGATTATGCTAAGAGTAAAGGTGTGAAAATGATCATGCACCATGAGACTTCAGGTGCGGTGAGGAACTATGAACGCCATATGGATCAGGCTTATCAATTCATGAAGGACAATGGATACGATGCCGTAAAGAGCGGTTATGTAGGAAATATGATCCCTCGTGGGGAATACCATTATGGACAGTGGCTGGTGAACCATTATCAATACGCGTTGGAAAAAGCAGCAAAGTATAAAATCATGCTGAATGCACATGAAGCCGTACGTCCGACAGGAATCAACCGTACTTATCCTAACCTGATTGGTAATGAATCTGCCCGTGGTACGGAATATCAGGCATTTGGAGGTAGTAAAGCAAACCATGTTACGATTTTGCCCTTTACCCGTCTGATTGGTGGCCCGATGGATTATACCCCGGGTATTTTTGAAATGGACATCTCCAAAATCAATCCGGATAATAAATCTCACCTGAATGCAACGCTGGCCAACCAGCTGGCATTGTATGTAACGATGGCCAGCCCGCTCCAGATGGCTGCCGATCTGCCGGAAAATTACAATAGATTCCTGGATGCTTTCCAGTTTATCAAAGATGTGGCAATGGATTGGGATGATAGTAAATATCTGGAAGCCGAACCTGGTGAATATGTTTCTGTAGCCCGTAAAGCTAAGGGAACGAACAACTGGTTTGTGGGCTGTGTAGCAGGAGAAGATGGATATACTTCAAAAATTTCTTTTGACTTTTTACAGCCCGGGAAAACTTATGTGGCTACGATTTATAGCGATGCAAAGGATGCCCATTATAAAACAAACCCACAGGCTTATCAAATCCGAAAAGTCCTGGTAAACAGCAAATCAAAACTAACCCAGTTTGCTGCTCCGGGAGGGGGATATGCAATCAGTATCATTGAAACGGATAAATCTCAGGCAAAAGGACTGAAGAATCTGTAA
- a CDS encoding GNAT family N-acetyltransferase — protein MNNTFDPEKDYLLEDNYALLRPLKSGDFELLKNFGINEPELWKFSLQNAGTEEGMREYLKAAMEKRKKGTSYSFIVFDKTKNEYAGSTRLYDIDVASRNLSLGYTWYGKNFQGTGLNKHCKYLLFEFIFEQMEFERVEFRLDSENERSMQAIKSLGCTFEGVLRNNGYRTDGTRRNSAVLSMLKSEWLESKKELLKNKLI, from the coding sequence ATGAACAATACATTTGACCCCGAAAAAGATTATCTTCTCGAAGATAATTATGCCTTGCTAAGACCTTTAAAGTCAGGTGATTTTGAACTGTTAAAGAACTTTGGAATTAATGAACCGGAATTATGGAAGTTCTCTTTGCAGAATGCCGGAACTGAAGAAGGTATGCGGGAATACCTGAAAGCGGCAATGGAGAAGAGAAAAAAAGGAACAAGCTATTCTTTTATCGTGTTTGACAAGACAAAAAATGAATATGCCGGTTCTACCAGGCTTTATGACATTGATGTTGCCAGCAGGAATTTATCATTAGGATATACCTGGTATGGGAAAAACTTCCAGGGAACAGGCCTCAATAAACATTGTAAATACCTGCTTTTTGAATTCATCTTTGAGCAGATGGAATTTGAACGGGTGGAGTTCAGGTTAGACAGCGAAAATGAAAGAAGTATGCAAGCGATTAAAAGCCTTGGATGTACTTTTGAAGGTGTACTCCGAAACAATGGATACAGAACTGATGGAACGAGAAGGAACTCTGCCGTATTGAGTATGCTGAAAAGCGAATGGCTGGAATCTAAAAAGGAACTGTTAAAAAATAAGCTGATTTGA
- a CDS encoding GNAT family N-acetyltransferase gives MKIEHKDYKLLHQYEEDEKLRTSFNLLTEKTYHFDFEKWYQAGYWEDNCVLYSIADKDQVIAHVTVNVIDFIVLGEEKRFVQLGTVMTDPEYRNQGLSRMLMENIMLEWEHKCDMMYLFANDAVLDFYPKFGFVPVSEYQAFYKPEAVIKGPAFRKMNMDDAKDRDLLYHTAKYASPLFKISMKDNAGLVMFYANYFDRFSFRDNFYYIEALKAIAVAEYEEGTLVLYDILALEKIEIKEVIHALANGKTGKVSLRFMPDQTEGYEISLYKEDNSTLFVQAKQRKLFEEHQLIFPILSHT, from the coding sequence TTGAAAATAGAACATAAAGATTATAAACTTTTGCATCAGTACGAGGAGGATGAAAAACTACGAACAAGTTTCAATCTGCTGACAGAAAAAACGTATCATTTTGATTTCGAAAAATGGTATCAGGCCGGATATTGGGAGGACAACTGTGTTCTCTATTCAATTGCCGACAAAGACCAGGTGATTGCTCATGTTACGGTGAATGTCATAGACTTTATCGTGTTGGGCGAAGAAAAGAGGTTTGTGCAGTTGGGTACGGTGATGACCGATCCTGAATATAGGAACCAGGGTTTAAGTCGTATGCTGATGGAAAACATCATGCTGGAATGGGAACATAAATGTGATATGATGTACCTGTTTGCAAACGATGCGGTATTGGATTTTTACCCTAAGTTTGGTTTTGTACCGGTATCCGAATATCAGGCATTTTATAAACCGGAGGCAGTAATAAAGGGCCCGGCATTTAGAAAAATGAATATGGACGATGCTAAAGACCGTGATTTACTCTATCATACGGCAAAATACGCCAGTCCATTGTTCAAAATCTCCATGAAAGATAATGCCGGACTGGTTATGTTTTATGCCAATTATTTTGACAGGTTTAGCTTCCGGGATAATTTTTATTATATAGAAGCGCTAAAAGCAATTGCGGTTGCCGAATACGAAGAGGGGACATTGGTCCTGTACGATATTTTGGCTTTGGAAAAGATAGAAATTAAAGAAGTTATCCATGCTTTAGCAAATGGTAAGACCGGCAAGGTTTCGCTGAGATTTATGCCGGATCAGACAGAAGGTTATGAAATAAGTCTTTATAAAGAAGATAATTCTACTCTTTTTGTGCAGGCGAAGCAGCGTAAATTGTTTGAGGAACATCAGTTAATTTTCCCCATCCTGTCTCATACCTGA
- a CDS encoding histone H1, which translates to MSKFAKLKEVVAATEADVEKFYKGGNSAAGTRVRKALQEIKGLAQEIRTEITEKKNAAK; encoded by the coding sequence ATGAGTAAATTCGCAAAATTAAAAGAAGTAGTAGCTGCAACAGAAGCAGACGTAGAAAAATTTTATAAAGGTGGTAACAGTGCTGCAGGTACGAGAGTACGTAAAGCCTTACAGGAGATCAAAGGCCTTGCTCAGGAGATCCGTACAGAGATCACCGAAAAGAAAAATGCCGCAAAATAA
- the lodA gene encoding CTQ-dependent lysine 6-oxidase LodA yields the protein MALQIHPSVGVARLGNSPINAVPSPVIAVSPNDPSNICLSPDTIGGLPFNGDGNGPIVKFKDDAGRIKRQGQLFRVFKDNGIDELTLDSPEVASMEWTVHLANKKAAWYQYSELQGNLLYGQENSYQNQNIPFRNPEMVTEAQRQTLIVDPGPRTISGRDSSVGFDKDNVPAGYPAQYPPDTVQYGVAVKTLGALWTDKSGRLIVLGGSGCAGGNLPLTSYGGSSTWHDDISDGPVYCTITFNDGSPAVSLSAWVIVGSPDFAPEIVNISTLSDTMFDVGVRNLNLVPQMYNNGIWNPQFKANYYRDIFPIIDRMGRYQWVSNVQPMQAAVNGPFDYADPSPENKTNRMNFYNLFRQNDAEPPVKGNSSGQSYPQEQLFSSEETGKMFPMMPLNSGSNSVSNTNIMKFMALDETQLFLLAQWAEGNFDNNRDYLPYPVHPLDAGSVGNCVGLPMCPGIEVTWSLQNPVLYAAPYVIQQYKDEAWYQANGLTPSRDECEGGGCEPGDLTKRMACPWQADFFQCTVQYINFTDIYANKATLPDGSKAPLPPSYYSYWWPPQSPWDVLVGEFTAEGQAATHVPPGEQMNYARGINSFVQMVEYWYALGFLRDKNANAENGYPFIVETERNNDLFTYKEIHIGQISGNVQDWDTTLPVFYIEPDKGKVKKRSLLAANMVEHMEEAAFKAIETLTGAATLPRSGSRSRR from the coding sequence ATGGCACTACAGATTCATCCCTCTGTGGGAGTTGCCCGTTTAGGCAATAGCCCCATTAATGCAGTACCCAGTCCAGTGATTGCTGTCTCACCTAACGATCCATCCAACATTTGTCTATCCCCGGACACCATTGGAGGTCTTCCGTTTAATGGTGATGGCAATGGTCCCATCGTCAAATTCAAGGATGATGCCGGCCGTATTAAAAGACAAGGTCAGTTATTCCGGGTTTTCAAGGACAACGGAATAGATGAACTTACCCTCGACTCACCTGAAGTCGCATCTATGGAATGGACCGTCCATCTGGCCAATAAAAAGGCCGCCTGGTACCAGTATTCCGAACTTCAGGGCAACCTGCTTTATGGTCAGGAAAACAGCTATCAAAATCAGAACATCCCTTTCAGAAACCCGGAAATGGTTACTGAAGCTCAACGTCAAACACTAATTGTGGATCCGGGTCCCCGTACGATTTCCGGCCGGGACAGCTCTGTTGGTTTTGACAAAGACAATGTACCTGCCGGATATCCGGCGCAATATCCTCCTGATACCGTACAATATGGAGTTGCAGTAAAAACCCTAGGTGCATTGTGGACGGATAAATCAGGTCGTCTTATCGTATTAGGTGGTTCCGGTTGTGCCGGAGGTAACCTTCCCCTCACCAGTTATGGCGGATCAAGCACCTGGCATGACGATATTTCTGATGGTCCGGTGTATTGCACGATTACCTTTAATGATGGAAGCCCGGCAGTAAGTTTATCGGCATGGGTCATCGTAGGTTCCCCTGATTTCGCTCCAGAAATTGTCAATATTTCCACGCTTAGCGATACCATGTTCGATGTAGGGGTCAGAAACCTTAATCTGGTTCCTCAAATGTATAATAACGGCATTTGGAACCCTCAGTTCAAAGCGAACTATTATCGCGACATCTTTCCGATAATTGACCGTATGGGCCGCTATCAATGGGTTTCAAATGTACAGCCTATGCAGGCCGCCGTAAACGGACCATTCGATTACGCTGATCCTTCGCCTGAAAACAAAACTAACCGGATGAATTTCTATAACCTCTTCAGGCAGAATGATGCTGAGCCACCTGTAAAGGGTAATTCATCCGGACAATCATACCCACAGGAACAACTCTTCAGCAGCGAAGAAACCGGAAAAATGTTTCCAATGATGCCCCTCAACTCTGGCAGTAACTCAGTCAGCAATACCAATATCATGAAATTCATGGCACTGGATGAAACGCAGTTATTTTTACTTGCTCAATGGGCGGAAGGCAATTTCGACAACAACCGGGATTACCTGCCGTATCCGGTTCACCCGCTGGATGCCGGAAGTGTAGGCAACTGTGTAGGACTACCGATGTGCCCGGGTATAGAAGTTACCTGGAGTCTGCAAAATCCAGTGCTATATGCTGCTCCTTATGTGATTCAGCAGTATAAAGACGAAGCCTGGTATCAGGCAAATGGCTTAACTCCTTCCAGAGATGAGTGTGAAGGTGGTGGCTGCGAACCCGGAGATCTGACCAAGCGTATGGCATGTCCATGGCAGGCCGACTTTTTCCAGTGTACGGTACAATACATCAACTTTACCGACATTTATGCCAACAAGGCAACACTCCCTGATGGTAGTAAAGCGCCACTTCCACCCAGCTATTACAGTTATTGGTGGCCACCACAAAGTCCATGGGATGTACTCGTTGGAGAATTCACTGCAGAAGGACAAGCCGCCACTCATGTCCCTCCTGGCGAACAGATGAATTATGCCAGAGGAATCAACAGCTTTGTGCAGATGGTAGAATACTGGTATGCATTGGGTTTCCTAAGGGATAAAAATGCCAATGCAGAGAATGGTTATCCTTTTATTGTGGAAACGGAAAGGAATAACGACCTATTTACCTATAAAGAGATTCATATCGGACAGATCAGCGGTAACGTACAGGATTGGGATACCACTTTACCTGTATTCTATATCGAGCCTGATAAAGGAAAGGTAAAGAAACGCAGTCTTCTGGCCGCCAATATGGTTGAACATATGGAAGAAGCTGCATTCAAAGCTATCGAAACCCTTACCGGAGCCGCAACCCTACCTCGTTCCGGTAGCAGAAGCAGAAGATAA
- the lodB gene encoding lysine-epsilon-oxidase maturase LodB: protein MNRTMQTDVLIIGGGPGGAATALSLLRYSGLKVMIVEQSALDNTRVGENVSPALFDLLDYVDIHKEDFGPDSFLEGYSNKAAWGSSYINTRDSLFTSQGANYQIDRERFDLHLLEQVMSRGGIVFPRTRCQSLRQLPNEHWEASFQHRDQQQFDVLARYIVDATGRQSTISRQLGIESVRFDQLVAIGAFLQTTDNRNISQDLFMEATEEGWWYTAALPKQQMAVTFFTDADRASELQLHKPANWCKMLEQTVHTRQRTSETLSHEALWTRNAFSQLNDFSCRKNFIAVGDAAAAFDPLSSMGIGFAISSAFQAARALLENYNGDAKAIDRYQQDISRIFHSYQELKLQFYHKEQRWPESAFWKRRHTFVPLRREQYA from the coding sequence ATGAACAGAACAATGCAAACCGATGTATTGATCATCGGTGGCGGCCCCGGCGGGGCTGCCACCGCACTTAGTCTGTTGCGGTACTCCGGGCTTAAAGTGATGATCGTAGAGCAAAGTGCTCTGGACAATACACGTGTTGGTGAGAATGTGAGCCCGGCTTTGTTTGACCTCCTGGACTATGTGGACATCCATAAAGAAGATTTTGGACCAGATAGTTTTTTAGAAGGTTACAGCAATAAGGCCGCATGGGGAAGTTCCTATATCAACACCCGTGATTCTCTGTTTACTTCACAGGGAGCAAATTATCAGATAGACCGGGAAAGGTTTGACCTTCATCTGCTGGAACAGGTGATGAGCCGTGGTGGCATTGTCTTTCCAAGAACCCGTTGTCAATCGTTGAGACAATTGCCAAATGAACATTGGGAAGCCAGCTTTCAGCATCGCGATCAACAGCAATTTGATGTACTCGCCCGTTATATCGTTGATGCGACCGGCAGACAAAGCACCATCAGCAGGCAGCTGGGAATAGAATCTGTAAGATTTGATCAGCTCGTTGCAATCGGCGCCTTTTTGCAAACAACAGACAACCGTAACATCAGTCAGGATCTGTTTATGGAGGCTACAGAAGAAGGATGGTGGTATACTGCCGCATTACCAAAGCAGCAAATGGCCGTAACCTTTTTTACGGATGCAGACCGTGCTTCTGAATTGCAATTACACAAACCGGCGAACTGGTGTAAAATGCTGGAACAAACGGTACATACGCGGCAAAGGACCTCAGAGACCTTATCCCATGAAGCACTCTGGACCCGTAATGCCTTCTCTCAGCTCAATGATTTCTCCTGCAGGAAAAATTTTATTGCTGTGGGTGATGCAGCCGCAGCATTTGACCCATTGTCCTCTATGGGTATTGGTTTTGCCATAAGTTCTGCTTTTCAGGCTGCAAGGGCTTTGCTTGAAAACTATAATGGAGATGCTAAAGCTATTGATCGTTATCAGCAGGATATCAGCCGTATTTTCCATAGTTATCAGGAGCTAAAGCTTCAGTTTTACCATAAAGAACAACGCTGGCCTGAATCCGCTTTCTGGAAAAGACGGCATACCTTCGTTCCATTGAGAAGAGAACAATATGCCTGA